The Gossypium arboreum isolate Shixiya-1 chromosome 4, ASM2569848v2, whole genome shotgun sequence DNA segment AAGATTCCACTTCGAACATCGATTTTAGTGTTGGCGATGCTAAGAAAAGGTCGCCTAAGGAGAATTTCGGATGAAGTGTTTGAGCGAATGTTTTCCATGTCAATTACATAGAAATCGGCCAAAAAGATTAATTCGTTTACCTTTACCAAGACATTCTCCAAGACTCCCTCCGGGTAAATAATTGAACGATCCGCCAATTGAATAGTGACCTTCGTTTCCTTCAATGGGTCGGTTGAAAGAGTATTGTACACGGATAGAGGCATCACGTTAATGGAGGCTCCCAAGTCGTACATCGCCCTCTTTATGTCCACTTTGCCAATTTTGCAAGGTATGGCGAACATGCCTTGGTCCTTCAACTTCAGTGGAAGTTGTCGGGTCAAAATCGCAAAAACGTGCTCTCCGAGATTTACCTTTTCATGCCCGGTTAGTCTTCTTTTATTAGTACAAAGTTCTTTAAGGAAAAAAGCGTACCTTGGCACCTTCCGGATTACCTCTAAAAGAGGAATGTTGATCTCGACTTTTTGGAAAACGTCTAGGATTTCCTTCTCCTCAGCTTGCTTATCTTTCTTTATAAATCTCGATGGAAAAGGAGGTTGTGTGGCGTAAGGAGATGGTGCTAGTTCGGATATTGGATTCATTATTTTTCTTAGGGTTGTGGCATCATTTTCCTCTTGGGGATTGGCATCATTTGCTTCTTCGGTACTTGTGGATTTTTTGACAATTGCCTTATCATTTTTGCTTGTTTCAGCGTCGTTTTTCTCTCGAATTGGCGTCATTTGCTATTCAACAATTGTTCCACTCCTAAGAGTGATGGCACTCACGTTCTCCCGTGGGTTCGCTTCGGTTTGTAAGGGAAGCTTGCCTTGCGATTCTAAGCGGCCCATAGTTTTCGCCAATTGACTTATTTGTTTGTCAATTTCTTGCAAATGTGACTCTGTTCGGTCTTGAAATTTCTCTTGGGATTGCGCTAATCACTCTACGAGAGACTCGAGTGAACTTTTTGGCGGCTAATATGGTTGTGATGGAGGCAGCCTTGGTTGGTAAGATTGGTTCGACCTCTGGTTTTGTCCGTAGCTAAAATTCAGGTGGTCTCGCCATCCCGGATTGTAGGTA contains these protein-coding regions:
- the LOC108459044 gene encoding uncharacterized protein LOC108459044, with the translated sequence MTPIREKNDAETSKNDKAIVKKSTSTEEANDANPQEENDATTLRKIMNPISELAPSPYATQPPFPSRFIKKDKQAEEKEILDVFQKVEINIPLLEVIRKVPRYAFFLKELCTNKRRLTGHEKVNLGEHVFAILTRQLPLKLKDQGMFAIPCKIGKVDIKRAMYDLGASINVMPLSVYNTLSTDPLKETKVTIQLADRSIIYPEGVLENVLVKVNELIFLADFYVIDMENIRSNTSSEILLRRPFLSIANTKIDVRSGIFTMEFDGEVVKFNVYKAMRYPDDVQSINFVDIIEPVIDEFVETNFVNKICRKFDDFNDEFRELKQTFFIDSINSNEITTPSKTKLLPSILQAPRIELKELPDHLKYVFWAMMIRCRLLCRTS